Proteins encoded in a region of the Streptomyces violaceoruber genome:
- a CDS encoding tyrosine-type recombinase/integrase codes for MRYREPGGRGGRQRERSFEKKGDADSFAAKVEREKDLGTYIAPTGLLVPLVAVYREFIDSGSRVNGTRYQYETSLRLHVEPYFGSTAVGAVKPKHLNAWLKWMVEERGYEESTAINRYETLAGVFSFAVANEYITKNPCQHVRTGRQRVKRRVKKTIRLPTLAEIEAIERHLPGPYKLLVWLMAGCGLRIGEACAVTLQQFDLESGTLYVDRQVTQDGENEEPKTAVQKAITKGRGRAHCVRHLKWRDLDEGRAVPVPPTIAAKVQEHVRMYGTFRVEEGPNRLEGDYLFSNIGRTNILMYSLVDRLWRNAKRAAGIKRRITTHWLRHFFASAGLSKGVPVTDMAEWLGHRDPRITHQTYAHVMPDAPERLRSLMDAVFTMQTELDLPLEFEAVVEAA; via the coding sequence GTGCGATATCGGGAGCCCGGCGGCCGAGGTGGACGGCAGCGGGAGAGGTCGTTCGAGAAGAAGGGGGACGCCGACTCCTTCGCGGCCAAGGTCGAGCGGGAAAAAGACCTCGGTACCTACATAGCTCCCACCGGCCTACTGGTTCCCCTCGTAGCCGTGTACCGCGAATTCATCGACTCTGGGAGTCGGGTGAACGGAACGCGGTACCAGTACGAGACGAGCCTTCGTCTCCACGTGGAGCCCTACTTCGGGTCCACTGCCGTCGGTGCAGTCAAACCGAAGCATCTCAATGCATGGCTGAAGTGGATGGTGGAAGAACGTGGTTATGAAGAGAGCACGGCGATCAATCGCTACGAGACGCTTGCCGGCGTCTTCAGCTTCGCCGTCGCGAATGAGTACATAACCAAGAATCCGTGCCAGCACGTCCGCACCGGTCGTCAGCGGGTGAAGCGGAGGGTCAAGAAGACGATCCGCCTGCCGACCCTGGCGGAGATCGAGGCGATCGAACGGCACCTACCCGGCCCCTACAAGTTGCTCGTGTGGCTCATGGCGGGGTGTGGCCTGCGCATCGGTGAGGCGTGCGCTGTGACGCTGCAGCAGTTCGACCTCGAAAGCGGAACGTTGTACGTCGACCGTCAGGTCACGCAGGACGGCGAGAACGAGGAGCCCAAGACCGCAGTCCAGAAGGCCATCACGAAGGGGAGAGGGCGCGCTCACTGTGTCCGGCACCTCAAGTGGCGTGATCTGGATGAGGGTCGAGCGGTTCCAGTGCCGCCCACCATTGCCGCGAAAGTGCAGGAGCACGTCCGGATGTACGGCACCTTTCGTGTGGAGGAGGGGCCGAACCGCCTGGAGGGGGACTACCTCTTCTCCAACATCGGGCGTACCAACATCCTCATGTACTCCCTGGTGGACCGGCTGTGGCGCAACGCCAAGAGGGCAGCGGGCATCAAGAGGAGGATCACCACGCACTGGCTCCGCCACTTCTTCGCCTCCGCCGGCCTCTCGAAGGGAGTACCGGTGACGGACATGGCTGAGTGGCTGGGGCATCGGGACCCGCGAATCACCCATCAGACCTACGCGCATGTGATGCCTGACGCTCCCGAGCGCCTGAGATCTCTGATGGACGCCGTCTTCACGATGCAGACCGAGCTCGATCTGCCCCTGGAGTTCGAGGCGGTGGTCGAGGCGGCCTGA
- a CDS encoding 3'-5' exonuclease encodes MYFDPWSPEPFLQALVEALPDGWSGMCTKPYPEGGEYEDLRLREMTRDALVWAEFLSPDEATSPGERILIGLEAGDMSTRYGLTIGLLKGPGAASALFLSSPGNPVDNQQEFYRLPANTTPAGVAHVLCQLSRAADRRVVDDILHEAAADTRYPTGWFPGERIIVLDLETTGLNEHQDRIVEAAWLLADRRALAWDSVLINPGVPVKDSYRIHAIDDVTALHHGRNPREAIDEVTGAVAKHIVDGATLVVFNRTFDLPFLAAECRRHGLPTLEDRVGRPLKVVDPMRIHQSVQRRGGSSKLVDLALLYSPGNTASHSALGDCLATWDVLAALCRNESRAIARRAFNRSARDAQELTLRHLLALS; translated from the coding sequence ATGTACTTCGACCCGTGGTCCCCCGAACCGTTTCTCCAAGCTCTGGTGGAAGCCCTCCCTGACGGGTGGAGCGGGATGTGTACGAAGCCCTACCCGGAAGGCGGCGAGTACGAGGACCTGCGACTGCGGGAGATGACTCGCGATGCTCTCGTCTGGGCGGAGTTCCTGAGCCCAGACGAGGCGACGTCACCTGGAGAGCGGATTCTGATCGGGTTGGAAGCCGGGGACATGTCCACCCGGTACGGCCTTACCATTGGACTGTTGAAGGGACCTGGTGCCGCTTCGGCGCTGTTCCTGTCATCGCCCGGCAACCCCGTCGACAATCAGCAGGAGTTCTACCGCCTGCCCGCCAACACCACACCAGCGGGGGTCGCGCACGTCCTGTGCCAGTTGAGTCGCGCCGCCGACCGGCGTGTGGTGGACGACATCCTTCACGAGGCTGCCGCAGACACGCGTTACCCGACCGGATGGTTTCCTGGAGAACGGATCATCGTCCTCGACCTGGAAACGACCGGCCTGAACGAACACCAAGACCGGATCGTGGAGGCGGCCTGGCTGCTGGCGGACCGGCGGGCGCTGGCCTGGGACAGCGTTCTCATCAATCCCGGCGTACCGGTGAAGGACTCCTATCGGATCCACGCCATAGACGACGTGACAGCCCTCCACCACGGCCGCAATCCCCGGGAGGCCATCGACGAGGTGACTGGAGCGGTTGCCAAGCACATCGTCGACGGTGCCACTCTGGTCGTGTTCAATCGAACCTTCGACCTGCCATTCCTCGCCGCGGAGTGCCGACGTCACGGCCTGCCCACTCTGGAAGACCGAGTAGGACGGCCGTTGAAGGTCGTGGACCCCATGCGGATCCACCAGAGCGTTCAGCGCCGTGGGGGAAGCAGCAAGCTGGTCGACCTGGCGCTCCTGTACTCCCCTGGGAACACCGCCTCGCACAGTGCCCTTGGTGACTGCTTGGCCACCTGGGACGTGCTGGCTGCGCTGTGCCGTAACGAGAGCAGGGCCATTGCGCGCCGGGCGTTCAACAGGTCCGCGCGTGACGCCCAAGAGCTGACACTACGACACCTGCTCGCCTTGAGCTGA
- a CDS encoding UvrD-helicase domain-containing protein: MAVCFTRSATEEIRNRVLRYWGPSALAWPHRVATLDALLCDVLAHLLQIGALQWPGGHRELEVLDTWRSRLPTASRKLKPVLALNGTRIIAVAVQQSRAGSHPAPDDFLAAVDKGQCTHDNVREVLQLALQQPRTRAAVASYLGSTIRSLIIDEIYDANDLDLRLIHLAVDTGIDLTLVGDPWQALYGFRGARPEQVSQLITHHRFARRDLHTSFRWSTSTQQTLAQRLRHGESTTLPIGRVQDADVVLARQWRTLWNTDTHVLPLAIKPLTGQFQGAACTLLLNEMTERSLGIQAVFLNDALITLGITNRDVLEQLRPHLHHTLEALAGTDSVRSVWRDFVNVLITELPVKSLITHGRVPLSGLQSLRARSQVRHDRLVPGLTCHQAKGREWDAVGVRLEESDVAALHTGLVLQVEEHRSLYVALTRARHLTVAL, translated from the coding sequence GTGGCCGTCTGTTTCACCCGCTCCGCCACCGAGGAGATACGCAACCGGGTTCTGCGGTACTGGGGGCCCTCGGCGCTCGCCTGGCCTCACCGCGTCGCCACCCTCGACGCTCTTCTGTGCGACGTACTCGCTCATCTCTTGCAGATCGGTGCCCTGCAATGGCCCGGAGGGCATCGGGAGTTGGAGGTGCTAGACACCTGGCGGAGCCGTCTGCCCACCGCTTCCAGGAAACTGAAGCCCGTTCTGGCCCTGAACGGCACACGGATCATCGCGGTCGCCGTTCAGCAGTCGAGAGCTGGTAGTCACCCTGCGCCAGACGATTTCCTCGCAGCCGTCGACAAAGGCCAGTGCACCCATGACAACGTGCGCGAGGTGCTCCAACTCGCGCTCCAGCAACCACGGACAAGGGCAGCCGTCGCCTCCTACCTGGGCTCCACAATCAGGTCTCTGATCATCGACGAGATCTATGACGCGAACGACTTGGACCTCAGGCTCATCCACCTCGCCGTTGACACCGGAATCGATCTCACTCTGGTCGGAGACCCGTGGCAGGCCCTTTACGGATTCCGTGGGGCTCGCCCCGAACAAGTCTCACAGCTCATCACGCATCACAGATTCGCCAGGAGGGACCTCCACACCTCGTTCCGGTGGTCCACCAGCACCCAGCAGACGCTGGCACAGCGACTCCGCCACGGCGAAAGCACCACACTTCCCATCGGCCGCGTTCAGGATGCCGACGTCGTCCTTGCTCGCCAGTGGAGAACACTCTGGAACACGGACACCCACGTGCTGCCCCTCGCAATCAAGCCGCTGACAGGACAGTTCCAAGGAGCCGCCTGCACACTACTTCTCAACGAAATGACCGAGCGCTCGCTCGGCATACAGGCTGTCTTCCTCAACGACGCCCTGATCACCTTGGGCATCACGAACCGCGATGTTCTGGAACAACTGCGCCCGCACCTCCACCACACTCTGGAAGCGCTGGCTGGCACTGACAGCGTGCGGAGCGTCTGGCGCGACTTCGTGAACGTGCTGATTACGGAACTACCCGTGAAGTCCTTGATCACGCACGGTCGAGTCCCACTCTCCGGCCTGCAGAGCCTCCGGGCGAGATCTCAGGTCAGGCACGACCGACTCGTCCCCGGCTTGACGTGCCACCAGGCCAAGGGACGGGAGTGGGACGCTGTCGGGGTCCGGCTGGAGGAGAGCGACGTGGCAGCGCTTCACACCGGCCTCGTCCTCCAGGTCGAAGAGCATCGTTCGCTATATGTCGCCCTGACCAGAGCACGGCACCTCACCGTCGCCCTCTGA